The following is a genomic window from Amycolatopsis acidiphila.
AGTACCTCTACCACGAGCAGTGGCGCCGCGAACGGGACGAGCAGAAGCACGACCGCGTGCTGCGGCTGGCCAAATGCCTGCCGAAGTGGCGCGAGCAGGTCGCGGCCGACCTGCACGAGCGCGGGCTGACGAAGACCAGGGTGCTGGGGGCGGCGCTGCGGATGCTCGACCGCGGCGTGTTCCGCACCGGCAGCGAGGAGTACGCCGAGGCCAACGGCACCCGTGGCGCGGCGACCCTGCTCAAGGACGACGTGCGGGTGCGCGGCAACGAGATCACCTTCTGCTACAACGCCAAGGGCAGCATCGAACGGACGCACAGCATCACCGACGAGGAGCTCGCCAAGGTCATCAAGGCCCTCCTGCGCGCCGATTCCGGTTCGGACCGGTTGCTGGTCTATCGCGACTCGGCGGGCTGGCACGAGGTGCACGCCGACCAGATCAACGAGCGGTTCAAGGAGATCTCCGGCGACGAGTTCACCGGCAAGGACCTGCGGACCTGGCACGCGACGGTGCTCGCCGCGGCGGCGTTCGCGGCCGCCGGGCCCGTCAAGTCCAAGCGCGGTCTGCAGCGCACCCAGGCGGCGGTGATGCGCGAGGTGGCGGAAAGCCTGGGCAACACCCCGGCCGTCGCCAAGCGCTCCTATGTGGATCCGCGGGTGGTGCACGCCTACGAGGAAGGGTCCACGGTGGAGTCCGCGCTGCGGCGCCTCGGCGCCAAGGGCGTCCGCGGCGACCAGGAGCGTCAGGTGCTCGAACGGGCCGTGATCCGCTTGCTGTCGAAGCGATCTCATGTTTGAGCTGCCCCGGTAGAGGTACCAGGACCGGGTGTGGTTGCTGAGACTGCCCGGTGTCTACCGCCCGCAGGCGGACACCCGGCTGCTGCTGAGTGCGTTGCGGGACGCGGGGCTGGGTCGTTCGGCCCGCGCTTTGGATCTGTGCACCGGATCCGGTGTCGCGGCGATCGCCGCGGCCCGGGGCGGCGCCCGGCAGGTGACCGCGGTGGACCGGTACCTGCCCGCGGTGTTCAGCGCGCGCTTCAACGCCCGGGTGCGCGGGTTGCCGGTCAGGGTGCTGCACGGCGGTCTCACGGCCGTGCACGGGCAGTTCGACCTGATCACCGCGAATCCGCCTTACGTGCCTTCCCCGTCGGTCGAGCCCGCACAGGGCGCGGCGATGGCGTGGGACGCCGGGCTGGACGGACGGCGTTGCCTGGACGAGCTGTGCGAACGGGCGGCCGACCTGCTCGCGCCCGACGGCACGATGCTCATCGTCCATTCCGCACTGTGCGGTATCGAGGCGACCCTGGAATCCTTACGGGACAAGGGGTTGAAGTCCTCGGTCGTCGCACGCGCGACGGAACCGTTCGGGCCCGTGATGCGCTCGCGCATCGAGTACCTGGAGGACGCCGGCCTCATCGAGCCCGGCGAGCGGACCGAGGAGCTGGTGGTGATCCGTGCCGACCGCATCGAACGCTGAACCACGCCGGGTGACCATCGAGCCGGGCGGGCCGGTGCTCGTCGAGGGCCCGGTCGAGCTGGAGCTGCCCGACGGCACCACGGTGTCCTCGGACCGTTTCGTGGTCGCGGTCTGCGCCTGCCGCCGCAGCCGCCGTTATCCCTTCTGCGACACCAGTCATCGCAAGAAGGTCCGTCGCTGAAATGGATGAGAAGGGGCCTCCGCGGAGGCCCCTTCTTCATGCCCGCAGTGAGGATCGGCCCGAGTGCCAGGCCGACAGGACGTGCGTCGCGAAGCGGGCCTCGAGCAGGTTCGTCGCCTGGATGCCGAAAACGACGTCCGCCGCCAGCTCCGGTTCGTCGGCCAGCAGCCCGCCGATCACCTCGTGCCGCATGACCTGCTCGTGCACCGCGTCGGCCTCGATGTGCTCGGTGAAGAACACCTTGCAGGCGTCGGGCGCGTCGAGCCGGTTCAGCGCGCGCTCCATCCGCATCGCGCTCGGCGCCGTGGTGATCTCGGCCGCCGCGAAATGCCCCACGAGCGCACCGCGCAGCCGCCGGTGCAGCCCGAACAACGACATCAGGTTGACCACGGCCAGCATGCACCCCGGCACGTCGTCCAGGTAGTGCAGGTAACCCGGGTCCAGCCCGGCCGCGTCCATCAGGTCCGCGTACAGCTTCGCGTGCACCCGGTCGGCGCGGCCGCCGCCGAACTCGTCGAACTCGACCGCGACCAGCGCCGCCTTCGCGCGCCCGCGCAGGCGCGGGATGACCCACGCGTGCGGGTCGGCCTCCTTGAGGTGGTAGATCGAGCGGTGCGTGAGGTACTCGCACATCTGCCACCACTCGCCCGTGTCGGCGAGGTAGTGGCTGATCCCGGTGCCGTCGATCGGTTCGACGAGCAGCTCGTCGAGCTCGCCCTGGACGTCGTCGCCGCCCGCGGTGGCCGCGCGCAGCCCGGCGAGGAACACCCGTTCCATCGAGGCACGCAGGCGCAGCAGCTCGGGGTCCCACTCCCAGTCCGGGTCCACGCCCGGAAAACCCTGGTAGTGCAGCTCGTAGCACAGGTACAGGGCGAGCTGCACGTCCTCGCCGAAGGGGTCGGCGTCGGCCACCGCGCGCAGCTCGGGGAAGTCACCCCGCTCGTCGCGGCGCAACGACTCGATGACCGCCTCGGACAACGGTCCCCGGGCACCAGGCAATACCGCAACAGCACTCGTCATGGCAGCTGAATACCCGTCCGGGTGTGCTGCTACGCGTGTCCGGTCAGCATTGTGATGAGCGCGGGCAACCCGGCCGCGACGGCGCGGCGCTGCCGCTGCGCGCCGGTGCCCTCGCTGAGCAGCCGCCGCACCTGCTCGCGCACGAAGTCCAGGTCCCCGGCCTCCTCCAGCGCCGGCCGCACGTGCTCCAGCAGATTCACGACGACCCGTTCGGCCGGCATCTGCTGGGCCAGGCCGGGATGCACGCCGCTGCCCTCGAGACCGTCCCGTGCGGCGGTCCACAGCGCCGCCGCGGCCACCTGCCCGGACAGCCGCGGCGCCGCCACGCCGCGGTCGAGGTCGGCCAGCGCGCGGCGCACGAGCGCGCGGCCGAGCAACGCCTGCAGCAGCGCCTCGTCGACGGTCAGCGCGGTGTCCGCGACCCGGAACTCGATGGTGGGCAAGCGTTTCGACGGGCGGGCGAGCCAGAACGACATCGACGCGTCGACCAGCGCACCGCAGTCGACCAGCCGGTCCACCTCGTCGTCGTAGGCGGCCAAATCGGGGAAGAACGGCGGGACCCCGGCGCCGGGGAACCGGGACTGCTGCACGATCCGCCAGCTGCCGTAGCCGGTGTCGCGGCCGTGGTCGAACGGCGAGTTCACCGACAGCGCCAGCAGCGCGGGCAGCCACGGCCGCAGGTGGTTGACCACGGCGACGGCCGTCTCCCGGTCGGGCACGCCGACGTGGACGTGACAGCCGCAGGCCTCGTAGTCCGCGACCATGCCGCGGTAGAGGTCGTCGATCCGGCCGAACCGGCCGTCGTTGTCGCCGAGCGTCGCCGGTCCGGAGAGGACGGACGTGCCGGCCGCGGCGATCACCGTGTCGTGCAGCACCGCGGCCTCGTGCAGCAGGTGCCTGCCGCGCACGAGCTGCGTGCGAAGTCCTTGTGCGTCAAGGCAGATCCCGCTCGCGGCCTCGACCTGGGTGGCCCGCAGCTCGCGGTGCAGGGCGGCGCCGTCGGGCAGCGGGCGATGGCCGTCGAGCACGCGGGACGCGCGGGGAACGGTCGCGCCCGTGGCCGGGTCGAGCAGGAGGAACTCCTCCTCGACGCCGATGGTCAGTCCGGCACCGGGGGCAGCGCCTTGGTCGCCGGGCCCTGGATCACCGAGCCGTCCGTGCCGAACCGCGAACCGTGACATGGGCAGTCCCAGGTTTTCTCGGCGTTGTTGAAGGCGACCAGACAGCCCAGGTGGGTGCAGCGGGCGCTGACGCTGCGCAGGTTGCCGTCAGCGGCGCGGTAGGAGGCGACGAGCTGGGTGCCGCGCCGGGTGACCTTGCCCTCGCCGACGCTCGGCACGTCGCCCGGCGCCACCGCCGCCCGCAGGTGGTCGCCCACCAGGTGCAGGGTCACCTGGCTGTTGTTCTCGGCCAGCTTCAGCGAGGACC
Proteins encoded in this region:
- a CDS encoding DNA topoisomerase IB, with amino-acid sequence MRLARSDLSAPGIRRRKSGKGFRYFTPEGEPLRDAETLERVQDLVIPPAWRKVWISPRPNGHIQAVGVDDAGRKQYLYHEQWRRERDEQKHDRVLRLAKCLPKWREQVAADLHERGLTKTRVLGAALRMLDRGVFRTGSEEYAEANGTRGAATLLKDDVRVRGNEITFCYNAKGSIERTHSITDEELAKVIKALLRADSGSDRLLVYRDSAGWHEVHADQINERFKEISGDEFTGKDLRTWHATVLAAAAFAAAGPVKSKRGLQRTQAAVMREVAESLGNTPAVAKRSYVDPRVVHAYEEGSTVESALRRLGAKGVRGDQERQVLERAVIRLLSKRSHV
- a CDS encoding HemK2/MTQ2 family protein methyltransferase, giving the protein MWLLRLPGVYRPQADTRLLLSALRDAGLGRSARALDLCTGSGVAAIAAARGGARQVTAVDRYLPAVFSARFNARVRGLPVRVLHGGLTAVHGQFDLITANPPYVPSPSVEPAQGAAMAWDAGLDGRRCLDELCERAADLLAPDGTMLIVHSALCGIEATLESLRDKGLKSSVVARATEPFGPVMRSRIEYLEDAGLIEPGERTEELVVIRADRIER
- a CDS encoding CDGSH iron-sulfur domain-containing protein; translation: MPTASNAEPRRVTIEPGGPVLVEGPVELELPDGTTVSSDRFVVAVCACRRSRRYPFCDTSHRKKVRR
- a CDS encoding iron-containing redox enzyme family protein, with protein sequence MTSAVAVLPGARGPLSEAVIESLRRDERGDFPELRAVADADPFGEDVQLALYLCYELHYQGFPGVDPDWEWDPELLRLRASMERVFLAGLRAATAGGDDVQGELDELLVEPIDGTGISHYLADTGEWWQMCEYLTHRSIYHLKEADPHAWVIPRLRGRAKAALVAVEFDEFGGGRADRVHAKLYADLMDAAGLDPGYLHYLDDVPGCMLAVVNLMSLFGLHRRLRGALVGHFAAAEITTAPSAMRMERALNRLDAPDACKVFFTEHIEADAVHEQVMRHEVIGGLLADEPELAADVVFGIQATNLLEARFATHVLSAWHSGRSSLRA
- a CDS encoding carboxylate-amine ligase, with amino-acid sequence MSRFAVRHGRLGDPGPGDQGAAPGAGLTIGVEEEFLLLDPATGATVPRASRVLDGHRPLPDGAALHRELRATQVEAASGICLDAQGLRTQLVRGRHLLHEAAVLHDTVIAAAGTSVLSGPATLGDNDGRFGRIDDLYRGMVADYEACGCHVHVGVPDRETAVAVVNHLRPWLPALLALSVNSPFDHGRDTGYGSWRIVQQSRFPGAGVPPFFPDLAAYDDEVDRLVDCGALVDASMSFWLARPSKRLPTIEFRVADTALTVDEALLQALLGRALVRRALADLDRGVAAPRLSGQVAAAALWTAARDGLEGSGVHPGLAQQMPAERVVVNLLEHVRPALEEAGDLDFVREQVRRLLSEGTGAQRQRRAVAAGLPALITMLTGHA